From Apium graveolens cultivar Ventura chromosome 9, ASM990537v1, whole genome shotgun sequence, the proteins below share one genomic window:
- the LOC141686138 gene encoding uncharacterized protein LOC141686138, protein MATGGRYTFADMQKTLFLHPSDGPLSVSIPKLQGFGDYRSWKRSFEIQLSSKRKLGFVNGTVARSTTSEAEATQWDTCNNLLESLWEEIESMNSLPTLTTITPEIANFLAAINTMKEEAKLFQFLNGLDDKYGAQRSQLLMMNPLPTVEMACLSIQQEEAQKDVSRNTDNYAVEASAMYSSISGDRFVDKGVCTVCGAKGHSGERCWTIMGYPKWHHKHKKLAAKGTSKPNAHRTNSARMSNNAQSSFGRDDVHITSQQLEQLLKLLPGKYSESGRGSETDEELECGFSGMVLSCMLEKGCGY, encoded by the exons ATGGCGACTGGAGGCAGGTATACGTTTGCTGATATGCAGAAAACCTTGTTCCTTCATCCCTCAGATGGTCCTCTGTCCGTAAGTATTCCGAAGCTCCAAGGATTTGGTGATTATCGTTCTTGGAAGAGATCATTCGAGATCCAGCTCTCTTCTAAGCGTAAACTTGGCTTTGTCAATGGAACAGTTGCTCGAAGCACAACGAGTGAAGCTGAAGCTACACAATGGGATACATGTAATAATCTG TTAGAAAG CCTATGGGAAGAAATTGAATCCATGAATAGCTTGCCTACACTTACTACTATCACCCCTGAGATTGCTAATTTTTTAGCTGCTATTAATACCATGAAAGAGGAAGCAAAATTGTTTCAATTTCTAAATGGCCTTGACGATAAGTACGGGGCTCAACGTAGTCAATTGTTGATGATGAATCCCCTTCCAACTGTTGAAATGGCATGTTTATCTATTCAACAAGAGGAGGCCCAAAAGGATGTTTCACGTAACACTGATAATTATGCTGTTGAAGCTTCTGCTATGTATAGCAGTATATCTGGAGATAGATTTGTTGATAAAGGAGTGTGCACGGTGTGTGGAGCAAAGGGTCATTCTGGAGAAAGATGTTGGACTATTATGGGCTACCCCAAGTGGCACCACAAGCACAAAAAATTAGCTGCTAAAGGGACATCAAAACCCAATGCTCATAGAACCAACTCTGCACGGATGAGTAACAATGCTCAGAGCTCGTTTGGGAGAGATGATGTTCACATCACTTCACAGCAATTAGAGCAGCTATTAAAATTGCTACCTGGAAAATATAGTGAATCTGGAAGAGGGTCGGAAACTGATGAAGAATTGGAGTGTGGATTTTCTGGCATGGTGTTAAGTTGTATGCTGGAGAAAGGGTGTGGATATTAG